A stretch of Halococcus sediminicola DNA encodes these proteins:
- a CDS encoding copper-translocating P-type ATPase, producing MSEHSTRDEAERGNDPATTDTPPAHRGDSGGDIAQTDHSGHEQLFRRRFWISLVLSIPVIVFSEFIQDVFNYTAPAFPGSEWITPVLSVVVFVYGGVPFLSMARTEFENREPGMMMLISLAITVAFVYSLASLVLPGTTPFFWELVTLIDIMLLGHWMEMRSVRQASGALDELAKLMPDTAERVTEGGDTEEVPIDELTEDDVVLVRPGASVPADGEVIEGESSVDESMITGESRAVGKEPGNEVVAGTVNQDGSLRVRVTTTGEETTLAGIMRLVDEAQQSKSRTQLLADRAAGWLFYVALGVAALTLVGWVIATGFDIMVLERVVTVLVIACPHALGLAVPLVVAINTSTAAQNGMLIRDRIAMEESRNLDTVMFDKTGTLTKGEQGVVGVETADDWNEERAFGVAAAVEGDSEHMIARAIRNAADERDVDRPGVSEFENLRGLGVRATVNETTVHLGGPNLLRKFGIERPESITSFAEEAGANAQTVIYLVREETDVVAAFALADVIREESHQTIRALHEMDIEVAMITGDSEDVAAAVSKELDIDQYFAEVLPEEKDRMVTELQEEGKMVAMVGDGVNDAPALTRADVGIAIGSGTDVAIESGDIILVENNPLDVVRLVRLSKASYRKMQENLVWATGYNVFALPLAAGVLAPIGILLSPAVGAVLMSLSTIIVAINARRLRGVDLS from the coding sequence ATGAGCGAACATTCGACACGTGACGAGGCCGAACGAGGAAACGACCCCGCGACCACCGACACACCGCCGGCCCACCGGGGCGATAGCGGCGGTGACATCGCCCAGACCGACCACTCGGGCCACGAACAGCTGTTTCGCCGGCGCTTCTGGATATCGCTCGTGCTCTCGATTCCGGTCATCGTCTTCAGCGAATTCATCCAGGACGTTTTCAACTACACCGCGCCGGCCTTCCCCGGTAGTGAATGGATAACGCCGGTTCTCTCAGTGGTCGTCTTTGTCTATGGAGGCGTACCGTTCCTCTCGATGGCTCGCACGGAGTTCGAGAACCGAGAGCCGGGCATGATGATGCTCATCTCACTGGCGATCACCGTCGCGTTCGTCTACTCGCTGGCGAGCCTCGTCCTTCCGGGGACGACGCCGTTTTTCTGGGAGCTCGTGACGCTGATCGATATCATGCTGCTGGGCCACTGGATGGAGATGCGCTCGGTCCGGCAGGCCTCGGGCGCACTCGACGAACTCGCAAAGCTCATGCCCGACACCGCGGAGCGCGTCACCGAGGGCGGCGATACCGAGGAAGTTCCGATCGATGAGTTGACCGAGGACGATGTCGTGCTCGTCCGTCCGGGCGCGAGCGTCCCCGCCGACGGCGAGGTCATTGAGGGCGAATCCTCAGTAGATGAATCGATGATTACTGGCGAGTCCCGCGCGGTCGGGAAGGAACCCGGCAACGAGGTCGTCGCTGGGACGGTCAATCAAGATGGCAGCCTTCGGGTGCGGGTGACGACGACAGGCGAGGAGACGACGCTGGCGGGTATCATGCGCCTCGTCGACGAGGCCCAGCAGTCGAAATCCCGGACCCAACTGCTCGCCGACCGGGCGGCAGGCTGGCTGTTCTACGTCGCGCTGGGTGTTGCGGCTCTCACGCTGGTCGGCTGGGTTATCGCGACTGGCTTCGATATCATGGTCCTCGAACGCGTCGTCACCGTCCTCGTCATCGCGTGTCCACACGCGCTGGGGCTGGCGGTCCCGCTTGTGGTCGCCATCAACACCTCGACCGCGGCCCAAAACGGGATGCTCATCCGCGACCGCATCGCCATGGAAGAGTCCCGCAATCTCGATACGGTGATGTTCGACAAGACGGGAACGCTCACGAAAGGCGAACAGGGCGTCGTGGGTGTCGAAACGGCCGACGACTGGAACGAAGAGCGGGCGTTCGGCGTGGCCGCCGCTGTCGAGGGCGACTCCGAGCACATGATCGCCCGCGCCATTCGGAACGCGGCCGACGAGCGCGACGTCGACCGTCCAGGCGTCTCGGAGTTCGAGAACCTCCGCGGACTTGGTGTCCGCGCTACCGTGAATGAGACGACCGTGCATCTCGGCGGCCCGAACCTCCTCAGAAAGTTCGGCATCGAGCGGCCCGAATCCATCACGTCGTTCGCCGAAGAGGCTGGTGCGAACGCACAGACGGTCATCTATCTGGTTCGTGAGGAGACCGACGTGGTCGCCGCGTTCGCGCTCGCGGACGTGATCCGCGAAGAGAGCCACCAGACGATTCGGGCGCTCCACGAGATGGACATCGAGGTGGCGATGATCACCGGTGATTCCGAGGACGTCGCGGCCGCCGTCTCGAAGGAACTCGACATCGATCAGTATTTCGCGGAGGTCCTCCCCGAAGAGAAAGACCGGATGGTCACGGAGTTGCAAGAGGAGGGAAAGATGGTTGCGATGGTCGGCGACGGCGTCAACGACGCGCCCGCGTTGACCCGCGCGGACGTCGGTATCGCCATCGGCTCGGGTACTGACGTCGCCATCGAATCGGGCGACATCATCCTCGTCGAGAACAACCCGCTCGACGTGGTGCGACTCGTGCGCCTCTCGAAGGCGAGTTATCGAAAGATGCAGGAGAATCTCGTGTGGGCGACCGGCTACAACGTCTTCGCGCTCCCGCTGGCCGCGGGGGTACTCGCACCGATTGGTATCCTGCTTTCGCCCGCGGTCGGGGCGGTGCTCATGTCGCTGTCGACGATCATCGTCGCCATCAACGCACGCCGACTCCGTGGGGTAGACCTCTCGTGA